From Watersipora subatra chromosome 2, tzWatSuba1.1, whole genome shotgun sequence, one genomic window encodes:
- the LOC137387760 gene encoding protein unc-93 homolog A-like isoform X2 yields the protein MGTKVLAIIYSSYVISGFFVPPALINTLGCKWTLTLSMACYIMYMAAHFHASWALFIPAAVILGAGAAPLWTAKSHYLNMLAHEYARKKGVTNDSAVNLFFGVFYLFKTSSSVWGNIISSQVLTPSDSNFSVSPLSTEEQMLCGRSFCPQMHSSNNSNLERPPNSQLFMLAGVYTSCACIAVLMAAFLLEQLPAKVTERQTGCLKNSCKSRLLVATLVQLKDRRQLLLLPLTVYCGLHQAFFASDYTQAFITCPFGNWWVGYAVVCFGVTSSLGSLLFGKLAQFVGRVPFVTLGAGINIALFITFLTTSTTQEHLYLYLFYAGFWGVADAIWKTQVNGFYGIIFKENSEAAFANNVLWQSVGFILACSYQSECCLAVKVYILLAYLCLGMAGYYTVE from the exons ATGGGAACCAAGGTTCTCGCCATCATCTACAGCTCCTATGTTATATCTGGGTTCTTTGTACCTCCTGCTCTCATCAACACTCTTG GTTGCAAATGGACACTGACTCTTTCAATGGCAtgctatataatgtatatggcAGCACATTTCCATGCTAGCTGGGCCCTATTTATCCCAGCTGCTGTAATTCTTGGTGCCGGGGCAGCACCATTGTGGACAGCAAAGAGCCACTATCTTAACATG CTGGCTCATGAATACGCTAGAAAAAAGGGTGTAACAAATGATTCGGCTGTTAATCTATTCTTTGGAGTTTTCTACCTCTTCAAAACATCAT CATCTGTATGGGGAAATATCATATCTAGCCAAGTGCTGACTCCATCAGACTCTAATTTTTCTGTCTCACCTCTATCAACTGAG GAACAAATGCTGTGTGGAAGGTCTTTCTGTCCCCAGATGCATTCTTCTAACAACAGTAATCTTGAGAGACCACCAAACAGTCAA ctCTTCATGTTGGCTGGTGTTTATACTAGTTGTGCCTGTATTGCTGTGCTAATGGCTGCTTTCCTGCTGGAACAACTACCAGCTAAAGTAACTGAAAGGCAAACCGGCTGTTTAAAGAATAGCTGTAAATCTCGGCTCCTTGTGGCAACACTTGTACAACTAAAAgatagaagacaacttcttctCTTGCCTCTTACCGTGTACTGTGGATTGCACCAGGCATTTTTTGCTTCTGACTACACACAG GCATTCATCACTTGCCCATTTGGTAATTGGTGGGTTGGATACGCAGTTGTATGCTTTGGTGTCACATCATCTCTCGGTTCACTTCTCTTTGGGAAACTTGCGCAGTTTGTTGGGAGAGTTCCTTTTGTTACTCTTG GAGCTGGAATAAATATCGCCCTCTTCATAACCTTTCTAACTACTTCTACGACACAAGAGCATCTATACCTCTATCTGTTCTATGCTGGATTTTGGGGAGTGGCTGATGCCATATGGAAAACACAAGTGAATG GATTTTATGGAATTATCTTCAAAGAGAACAGTGAAGCGGCTTTTGCGAATAATGTTTTGTGGCAATCAGTGGGTTTCATATTAGCCTGCTCTTACCAAAGTGAATGCTGTCTCGCGGTAAAAGTGTATATTCTTTTGGCTTATCTCTGCCTTGGAATGGCTGGATACTACACAGTTGAATAA
- the LOC137387760 gene encoding protein unc-93 homolog A-like isoform X1 encodes MLSSDNDLNIVKPQLKEECGETKSCDAEVEENASESEPHFQSLGQIWKNTLVLSIVFLVLFTAFSPLQDLQSSLFKQEGMGTKVLAIIYSSYVISGFFVPPALINTLGCKWTLTLSMACYIMYMAAHFHASWALFIPAAVILGAGAAPLWTAKSHYLNMLAHEYARKKGVTNDSAVNLFFGVFYLFKTSSSVWGNIISSQVLTPSDSNFSVSPLSTEEQMLCGRSFCPQMHSSNNSNLERPPNSQLFMLAGVYTSCACIAVLMAAFLLEQLPAKVTERQTGCLKNSCKSRLLVATLVQLKDRRQLLLLPLTVYCGLHQAFFASDYTQAFITCPFGNWWVGYAVVCFGVTSSLGSLLFGKLAQFVGRVPFVTLGAGINIALFITFLTTSTTQEHLYLYLFYAGFWGVADAIWKTQVNGFYGIIFKENSEAAFANNVLWQSVGFILACSYQSECCLAVKVYILLAYLCLGMAGYYTVE; translated from the exons ATGTTGAGCAGTGACAATGATTTAAACATCGTGAAGCCGCAATTAAAAGAAGAATGCGGAGAAACAAAGAGTTGTGATGCTGAAGTGGAAGAAAATGCTTCAGAATCTGAGCCCCATTTTCAATCTCTCGGCCAG ATCTGGAAAAACACACTTGTCCTTAGCATAGTGTTCCTGGTCTTGTTCACAGCTTTCTCTCCACTACAAGACCTGCAGTCCAGCCTTTTTAAACAAGAAGGAATGGGAACCAAGGTTCTCGCCATCATCTACAGCTCCTATGTTATATCTGGGTTCTTTGTACCTCCTGCTCTCATCAACACTCTTG GTTGCAAATGGACACTGACTCTTTCAATGGCAtgctatataatgtatatggcAGCACATTTCCATGCTAGCTGGGCCCTATTTATCCCAGCTGCTGTAATTCTTGGTGCCGGGGCAGCACCATTGTGGACAGCAAAGAGCCACTATCTTAACATG CTGGCTCATGAATACGCTAGAAAAAAGGGTGTAACAAATGATTCGGCTGTTAATCTATTCTTTGGAGTTTTCTACCTCTTCAAAACATCAT CATCTGTATGGGGAAATATCATATCTAGCCAAGTGCTGACTCCATCAGACTCTAATTTTTCTGTCTCACCTCTATCAACTGAG GAACAAATGCTGTGTGGAAGGTCTTTCTGTCCCCAGATGCATTCTTCTAACAACAGTAATCTTGAGAGACCACCAAACAGTCAA ctCTTCATGTTGGCTGGTGTTTATACTAGTTGTGCCTGTATTGCTGTGCTAATGGCTGCTTTCCTGCTGGAACAACTACCAGCTAAAGTAACTGAAAGGCAAACCGGCTGTTTAAAGAATAGCTGTAAATCTCGGCTCCTTGTGGCAACACTTGTACAACTAAAAgatagaagacaacttcttctCTTGCCTCTTACCGTGTACTGTGGATTGCACCAGGCATTTTTTGCTTCTGACTACACACAG GCATTCATCACTTGCCCATTTGGTAATTGGTGGGTTGGATACGCAGTTGTATGCTTTGGTGTCACATCATCTCTCGGTTCACTTCTCTTTGGGAAACTTGCGCAGTTTGTTGGGAGAGTTCCTTTTGTTACTCTTG GAGCTGGAATAAATATCGCCCTCTTCATAACCTTTCTAACTACTTCTACGACACAAGAGCATCTATACCTCTATCTGTTCTATGCTGGATTTTGGGGAGTGGCTGATGCCATATGGAAAACACAAGTGAATG GATTTTATGGAATTATCTTCAAAGAGAACAGTGAAGCGGCTTTTGCGAATAATGTTTTGTGGCAATCAGTGGGTTTCATATTAGCCTGCTCTTACCAAAGTGAATGCTGTCTCGCGGTAAAAGTGTATATTCTTTTGGCTTATCTCTGCCTTGGAATGGCTGGATACTACACAGTTGAATAA